One genomic segment of Burkholderia multivorans ATCC BAA-247 includes these proteins:
- a CDS encoding ABC transporter substrate-binding protein: MKKLVLSVALACIAVGAHAKDWSTIRFGVDASYPPFESKDASGKVVGFDVDLGNEICARLKAKCVWVENDFDGMIPALKAKKFDGVLSSMSMTPARAEQIAFSDKLFNTPTRLVAKKGAGLQPSAESLKGKSVGVEQGTIQETYAKAYWAPKGVQVVPYQNQDGVYQDLMSGRLDAALQDAVQADLGFLKTPRGANFAFAGGNLDDPKTLGNGAGIGLRKEDADLKAKIDAAIAAMLKDGTYRKLEKKYFAFDVYGG, translated from the coding sequence ATGAAAAAACTCGTGCTCAGTGTCGCTCTCGCGTGCATCGCCGTCGGCGCGCATGCGAAGGATTGGTCGACGATCCGCTTCGGCGTCGACGCCAGCTATCCGCCGTTCGAATCGAAGGACGCGAGCGGCAAGGTCGTCGGCTTCGACGTCGATCTCGGCAACGAAATCTGCGCGCGGCTGAAGGCGAAATGCGTGTGGGTCGAAAACGACTTCGACGGGATGATCCCCGCGCTGAAGGCGAAGAAGTTCGACGGCGTGCTGTCGTCGATGTCGATGACGCCCGCGCGTGCCGAGCAGATCGCGTTCTCCGACAAGCTGTTCAACACGCCGACGCGGCTCGTCGCGAAGAAGGGTGCCGGGCTGCAGCCGAGCGCCGAGTCGCTGAAGGGCAAGTCGGTCGGCGTCGAGCAGGGGACGATCCAGGAGACGTACGCGAAGGCGTACTGGGCGCCGAAGGGCGTGCAGGTCGTCCCGTATCAGAACCAGGACGGCGTCTATCAGGACTTGATGTCGGGCCGCCTCGACGCGGCGCTGCAGGACGCCGTGCAGGCCGATCTCGGTTTCCTGAAGACACCGCGCGGCGCGAACTTCGCGTTCGCGGGCGGCAACCTCGACGATCCGAAGACGCTCGGCAACGGCGCGGGCATCGGGCTGCGCAAGGAAGACGCCGACCTGAAAGCGAAGATCGACGCGGCGATCGCCGCGATGCTGAAGGACGGCACGTACAGGAAGCTCGAGAAGAAGTACTTCGCGTTCGACGTCTACGGCGGCTGA
- a CDS encoding ABC transporter permease encodes MIFQGFGPLLWAGTVETVKLAVLSLAASLLLGLAGAAAKLSTNRVLRAVGTFYTTLIRAVPDLVLMLLLFYGIQILLNNVTDLLGWQQIDIDPFFAGVVTLGFIYGAYFTETFRGAFLAVPRGQLEAGFAYGMGGWRVFRRILFPQMMRFALPGIGNNWQVLVKATALVSIIGLADVVKASQDAGKSTLDFFFFTLAAGAIYLAITTVSNVVLHHLEKRYSVGVRRLAL; translated from the coding sequence ATGATTTTCCAGGGATTTGGCCCGCTGCTGTGGGCCGGTACGGTCGAGACCGTGAAGCTCGCGGTGCTGTCGCTCGCCGCTTCGCTGCTGCTCGGCCTCGCGGGCGCGGCCGCCAAACTGTCGACGAACCGCGTGCTGCGCGCAGTCGGCACGTTCTATACGACGCTGATCCGCGCGGTGCCCGACCTCGTGCTGATGCTGCTGCTGTTCTACGGGATCCAGATCCTGCTGAACAACGTGACCGACCTGCTCGGCTGGCAACAGATCGACATCGATCCGTTCTTCGCCGGCGTCGTGACGCTCGGCTTCATCTACGGCGCCTACTTCACCGAAACGTTCCGCGGCGCGTTCCTCGCGGTGCCGCGCGGTCAGCTCGAAGCGGGTTTCGCGTACGGAATGGGCGGCTGGCGCGTGTTTCGCCGCATCCTGTTTCCGCAGATGATGCGCTTTGCGCTGCCGGGCATCGGCAACAACTGGCAGGTGCTCGTGAAGGCGACCGCGCTCGTATCGATCATCGGCCTCGCGGACGTCGTGAAGGCGTCGCAGGACGCCGGCAAGAGCACGCTCGATTTCTTCTTCTTCACGCTCGCGGCCGGTGCGATCTACCTCGCGATCACGACGGTGTCGAACGTCGTGCTGCACCACCTCGAGAAGCGTTATTCGGTCGGCGTCCGGAGGCTTGCACTGTGA
- a CDS encoding ABC transporter permease translates to MIELVSQYWQNYLYTDGYRFSGLAITLWLLVVSIVLGFALAVPLAIARASSNRWIAGPVWLYTYVFRGTPLYVQLLMCYTGIYSLQVVHDHVLLDAFFRNAMNCTLLAFVLNEAAYATEIFAGAIKATPSGEIEAGMAYGMSRFKLYTRVILPSALRRSLPSYSNEVILMLHATTLAFTATVPDILKVTRDVNSATYMSFQAYGIAAVIYAVVVFALIWAFRKLEARWLAYLSPRSH, encoded by the coding sequence GTGATCGAACTCGTCAGCCAGTACTGGCAGAACTATCTTTATACCGACGGCTACCGCTTCAGCGGCCTTGCAATCACGCTGTGGCTGCTCGTCGTGTCGATCGTGCTCGGCTTCGCGCTCGCGGTGCCGCTCGCGATCGCCCGCGCCTCGTCGAATCGCTGGATCGCCGGGCCCGTGTGGCTCTACACCTACGTGTTCCGCGGCACGCCGCTCTACGTGCAGCTGCTGATGTGCTACACCGGGATCTACAGCCTGCAGGTCGTGCACGACCACGTGCTGCTCGATGCGTTCTTCCGCAACGCGATGAACTGCACGCTGCTCGCGTTCGTGCTGAACGAAGCCGCGTACGCGACCGAGATCTTCGCGGGCGCGATCAAGGCGACGCCGTCCGGCGAGATCGAGGCCGGCATGGCGTACGGCATGTCGCGCTTCAAGCTCTATACGCGCGTGATCCTGCCGTCCGCGCTGCGCCGTTCGCTGCCGAGCTACAGCAACGAAGTGATCCTGATGCTGCATGCGACGACGCTCGCGTTCACCGCGACCGTGCCCGACATCCTGAAAGTCACGCGCGACGTGAACTCGGCGACCTACATGTCGTTCCAGGCGTACGGGATCGCGGCCGTGATCTATGCCGTGGTCGTGTTCGCGCTGATCTGGGCATTCCGCAAGCTCGAGGCGCGCTGGCTCGCGTATCTGTCGCCGCGCAGCCATTGA
- a CDS encoding ABC transporter ATP-binding protein, with amino-acid sequence MYKLIVEDLHKKFGDNEVLKGVTMKAKAGDVISIIGSSGSGKSTFLRCINFLEQPCSGQITIGTEPIRTVRDSSGSLRVADPKQLQRMRTKLAMVFQHFNLWAHMTVLENVIEAPIAVLGIARDEAVARARKYLEQVGLPARVEGMYPSHLSGGQQQRVAIARALAMEPEVMLFDEPTSALDPELVGEVLKVMQALAEEGRTMVVVTHEMGFARNVSNHVIFLHQGKIEEQGDPQQILVNPKSERLGQFLSGRLK; translated from the coding sequence ATGTACAAGCTCATCGTCGAGGACCTGCACAAGAAGTTCGGCGACAACGAAGTCCTGAAGGGCGTCACGATGAAGGCGAAGGCCGGCGACGTGATCAGCATCATCGGCTCGAGCGGCTCCGGCAAGAGCACGTTTCTTCGCTGCATCAACTTTCTCGAGCAGCCGTGCTCGGGGCAGATCACGATCGGCACCGAGCCGATCCGCACCGTGCGCGACAGCAGCGGTTCGCTGCGCGTCGCCGATCCGAAGCAGCTGCAGCGCATGCGCACGAAGCTCGCGATGGTGTTCCAGCACTTCAATCTGTGGGCGCACATGACGGTGCTCGAGAACGTGATCGAAGCGCCGATCGCGGTGCTCGGGATCGCAAGGGACGAAGCGGTCGCGCGCGCCCGCAAGTATCTCGAGCAGGTCGGCCTGCCCGCGCGCGTCGAAGGCATGTACCCGTCGCATCTGTCCGGCGGCCAGCAGCAGCGCGTCGCCATTGCGCGCGCGCTCGCGATGGAGCCCGAGGTGATGCTGTTCGACGAGCCGACGTCGGCGCTCGACCCGGAGCTCGTCGGCGAAGTGCTGAAGGTGATGCAGGCGCTAGCCGAAGAAGGCCGCACGATGGTCGTCGTTACGCACGAGATGGGCTTCGCGCGCAACGTGTCGAATCACGTGATCTTCCTGCATCAGGGCAAGATCGAGGAACAGGGCGATCCGCAGCAGATTCTCGTCAACCCGAAAAGCGAACGGCTCGGGCAATTCCTGTCGGGACGTCTCAAGTAA
- a CDS encoding HHHH-motif protein has product MKRIAKILTAAAVACAVLAPALAEAHAHRVCHFDHHHHHRMCRWVH; this is encoded by the coding sequence ATGAAACGCATCGCGAAGATCCTCACCGCCGCCGCAGTCGCCTGTGCCGTGCTCGCGCCGGCACTTGCCGAAGCTCACGCGCACCGCGTGTGCCATTTCGATCACCACCACCATCATCGGATGTGCCGCTGGGTGCATTGA